A region from the Cervus elaphus chromosome 10, mCerEla1.1, whole genome shotgun sequence genome encodes:
- the CHST12 gene encoding carbohydrate sulfotransferase 12 encodes MDTMTKSRLFRLWLVLGSVFMILLIIVYWDNMGPTHFNLHTSLSRPHVLKPFPSPNSAPGDVFTSSLEIWESFVREKQRPLLGKRVEQPSLPASSKPVLGNLEESVRGYDWSSHTAQQSPDPDGRQAERRSVLREFCANASFVFPTKERSFDDIPNYELNHLIVDDRHGVIYCYVPKVACTNWKRVMIVLSQSLSDQGTPYRDPLDIPREYVHNSSTHLTFNKFWRRYGKFSRHLMKIKLKKYTKFLFVRDPFVRLISAFRSKFELENEEFYQKFAVPMLRMYSNHSSLPASVSEAFSAGLRVSFANFIQYLLDPHTEELAPFNEHWRQVHRLCHPCQIDYDFVGKLETLDQDAAQLLRLLKVDRLLQFPPSYRNRTASSWEEGWFANIPLAWRQQLYKLYEADFVLFGYPKPENLLRD; translated from the coding sequence ATGGACACGATGACCAAAAGCCGGCTCTTCCGCCTGTGGCTGGTCCTGGGGTCTGTGTTCATGATCCTCCTGATCATCGTGTACTGGGACAACATGGGCCCCACCCACTTCAACCTGCACACGTCCCTCTCCAGGCCGCACGTGCTGAAGCCCTTCCCCAGCCCCAATTCAGCGCCCGGGGACGTCTTCACCTCCAGCCTCGAGATTTGGGAGAGCTTCGTCAGGGAGAAGCAGCGCCCCCTTTTGGGTAAAAGGGTGGAGCAGCCCTCCCTGCCGGCCTCCAGCAAGCCTGTGCTTGGCAACCTGGAGGAGAGCGTGAGGGGCTACGACTGGTCCAGCCACACTGCCCAGCAGAGTCCGGACCCGGATGGGCGGCAGGCCGAGCGGAGGAGCGTGCTGAGGGAGTTCTGCGCCAACGCCAGTTTCGTGTTCCCCACCAAGGAGCGCTCCTTCGATGACATCCCCAACTACGAGCTGAACCACCTCATCGTGGACGACCGCCACGGGGTCATCTACTGCTACGTGCCCAAGGTGGCCTGCACCAACTGGAAACGCGTGATGATCGTCCTGAGCCAGAGCCTCTCAGACCAGGGCACGCCCTACCGCGACCCCCTGGACATCCCCCGGGAGTACGTCCACAACTCCAGCACCCACCTGACCTTCAACAAGTTCTGGCGCCGCTACGGGAAGTTCTCCAGGCACCTCATGAAGATTAAGCTGAAGAAGTACACCAAGTTCCTGTTCGTACGTGACCCCTTCGTGCGCCTCATCTCGGCTTTCCGCAGCAAGTTCGAGCTGGAGAATGAGGAGTTCTACCAGAAGTTCGCCGTCCCCATGCTGAGGATGTACTCCAACCACAGCAGCCTGCCCGCCTCGGTCAGCGAGGCCTTCAGCGCCGGGCTCAGGGTGTCCTTCGCCAACTTCATCCAGTACCTGCTGGACCCGCACACGGAGGAGCTGGCGCCCTTCAACGAGCACTGGCGGCAGGTGCACCGCCTCTGCCACCCCTGCCAGATCGACTACGACTTCGTGGGCAAGCTGGAGACGCTGGACCAGGACGCCGCCCAGCTGCTGCGGCTCCTCAAGGTGGACCGGCTGCTCCAGTTCCCCCCGAGTTACCGCAACAGGACTGCCAGCAGCTGGGAGGAAGGCTGGTTTGCCAACATCCCCCTGGCCTGGAGGCAGCAGCTATACAAACTCTACGAAGCAGACTTTGTTCTCTTCGGCTACCCCAAACCTGAAAATCTGCTTAGAGACTGA